A window of the Hevea brasiliensis isolate MT/VB/25A 57/8 chromosome 6, ASM3005281v1, whole genome shotgun sequence genome harbors these coding sequences:
- the LOC110652215 gene encoding uncharacterized protein LOC110652215, with protein sequence MDVMEAVPFFGTSIEMQWKILWEAANIPKVKVAKLDRSKVSKEQSVYMPQIPEIAKCPENLKPLKQWEDAFLADFSELRTLPEHFTQLAESVILEKFNNLRTDEVHSNKVLDVSCLSNAVDPLSVGNAEDSKILAYSQDNSPKSSISDSSCNCPTLSAILAMDSVARASVLRKRINSVETMSMLSKNDCVWLFALCAAVDTPLDADTSAALRSLLHKCASLRAAKSELDDEVVMLNILATISGRYFGQSEN encoded by the exons ATGGATGTTATGGAAGCAGTTCCATTTTTTGGAACTTCAATTGAAATGCAATGGAAAATATT GTGGGAAGCTGCGAATATTCCAAAAGTTAAAGTGGCCAAGCTTGATAGGAGTAAAGTTAGTAAAGAACAAAGTGTTTATATGCCTCAGATTCCTGAGATTGCAAAGTGCCCAGAAAATTTAAAGCCGTTGAAGCAATGGGAGGATGCATTTCTTGCTGATTTTTCAGAGTTACGGACG CTTCCAG AACACTTCACTCAGCTTGCTGAAAGTGTTATTCTTGAAAAGTTTAATAACCTCAGAACAGATGAAGTCCATTCCAATAAGGTGCTTGATGTTTCCTGCCTCAGTAACGCAGTTGACCCGTTATCTGTAGGAAATGCTGAAGACAGTAAAATATTAGCATATTCTCAGGACAACTCTCCTAAAAGTTCTATCAGTGATTCTTCATGCAACTGCCCTACATTGTCTGCAATTTTAGCAATGGATTCTGTAGCACGAGCATCAGTGCTGAGGAAACGCATAAACTCGGTAGAAACCATGAGCATGCTGTCAAAAAATGATTGTGTATGGCTCTTTGCTTTATGCGCAGCAGTTGATACTCCATTAGACGCTGACACTAGTGCTGCTCTTCGAAGCCTCCTCCATAAGTGTGCTAGCTTGCGAGCTGCAAAGTCTGAACTTGATGATGAGGTTGTAATGCTGAATATTCTTGCCACAATTTCTGGCAGGTATTTTGGACAGTCTGAAAATTGA